In one window of Temnothorax longispinosus isolate EJ_2023e chromosome 11, Tlon_JGU_v1, whole genome shotgun sequence DNA:
- the LOC139821341 gene encoding brefeldin A-inhibited guanine nucleotide-exchange protein 2-like produces MITAKFTHMLQNDAVLVFRALCKLSMKPLPDDTPDPISHELRSKILSLQLLLGILQNAGPILRSNEMFVIAIKQYLCVVLSKNGVSLVPEVFELSLALFLALLARFKMHLKMQIEVFFKEIFMNILKTRSSSFEHKWMVIHALTRICADAQSVVDIYVNYDCDLSAANLFEKLVNDLSKIAQGRQALELGASPNQEKSMRIRGLECLVSILKCMVEWSRDLYVNPRVPAGSATIVTSTGYDAGDPATALRQRWQPLVGQLQSPV; encoded by the exons ATGATAACTGCAAAATTCACCCATATGCTGCAAAATGATGCAGTCCTGGTGTTTCGAGCTCTCTGCAAGCTCTCTATGAAACCGCTGCCGGACGACACTCCCGATCCAATATCGCACGAGCTCCGTTCCAAAATCTTGTCGCTTCAGTTACTTCTGGGAATCTTGCAGAATGCCGGTCCAATATTGCGCTCTAACGAGATGTTTGTTATCGCCATTAAACAGTACTTGTGTGTCGTGCTGTCGAAGAATGGCGTGTCTTTGGTGCCGGAAGTGTTCGAGCTGTCGTTAGCGCTGTTCCTGGCGCTGCTCGCCCGTTTCAAGATGCACCTCAAGATGCAGATTGAGGTGTTTTTCAAGGAGATCTTTATGAACATCCTCAAGACCCGTAGCAGCTCTTTTGAGCACAAGTGGATGGTCATACATGCGCTTACGAGGATCTGTGCGGATGCCCAGAGCGTCGTCGACATCTACGTTAACTACGATTGCGATCTCTCAGCAGCGAATCTCTTCGAGAAGCTCGTCAATGATCTCTCTAAGATTGCTCAAGGTCGTCAAGCTCTGGAGCTAGGTGCATCGCCAAATCAG GAGAAATCCATGCGCATCCGTGGTCTCGAGTGCCTCGTGTCTATTCTGAAATGCATGGTGGAGTGGAGTCGGGATCTTTACGTGAATCCCAGGGTGCCAGCCGGATCAGCAACTATTGTCACATCCACCGGATACGACGCCGGAGATCCCGCTACCGCGTTACGGCAGCGCTGGCAGCCTCTCGTCGGCCAACTCCAGTCTCCAGTCTGA
- the LOC139821419 gene encoding uncharacterized protein produces the protein MEMEVIDDEESQELNQDPYSNFGDISVNDPPLPSVHLGCDGNAGESRDSGVAINSVPDAQAIVKYVNTSASIIKEAFVVSGTTLKARDFSDNDSSEIRKFTRYADDFSGKASIILRLSPDQTTIRRGKNEIKIWMILNELRICPLTVTMISHFSAEAEYKDFRDANHALDTIDVLGDPVKLKANLEQRFVVSKGVISDWPSSIPELWSSIQDKSKILSMERMYRRKWDPLSSKTSLVATDNIIVTFKDKNIRNLTIFDKGIVLRVRRYVPQVRQCPTQHRNISESFQKTVNELISKLSFGKLSETSFAVWGFNCFRFGHTKLNCKSETRCIICGDKAHGRCEREQRCYNCGGCHKSTFRGCPQFEKTKNINIVMAHIETFLFIVRNGLWREKLQILHLNIKISLLIQHPGQIFHRRLDPFLILRPYGLIHVFQLGLLLQHRETKGIIPCIIQLRTNGGQHMKLRVIFINLLIFVPAKSPGKKEVLCSPRVVGRGVRLFPRTTI, from the exons ATGGAGATGGAAGTGATTGACGATGAGGAATCTCAGGAATTAAATCAGGATCCGTATAGTAATTTTGGTGATATTAGTGTTAATGATCCCCCCTTACCGTCCGTACATTTAGGCTGTGATGGGAATGCCGGTGAATCACGTGATTCTGGCGTGGCAATCAACAGTGTACCTGATGCTCAAGCcattgtaaaatatgtaaacaCTTCTGCCAGTATTATTAAGGAGGCATTTGTTGTTAGTGGAACTACCTTAAAGGCTCGTGACTTTTCTGACAATGATTCATCGGAAATTCGGAAGTTTACTAGATATGCAGATGATTTCAGTGGTAAAGCcagtattattttacgtcTCTCTCCTGATCAGACCACGATTAGAAGGggtaaaaatgaaattaagatTTGGATGATTTTGAATGAGCTTCGGATCTGCCCACTGACTGTTACTATGATTAGCCACTTTTCAGCGGAGGCTGAATATAAGGATTTTAGAGACGCCAATCACGCACTCGATACGATTGATGTTCTCGGAGATCCAGTGAAGCTCAAGGCCAACTTGGAACAACGCTTCGTTGTTAGCAAAGGAGTCATCTCGGATTGGCCTTCGTCAATCCCGGAATTATGGTCGAGTATACAggataaatctaaaattttgagTATGGAGCGCATGTACCGTAGGAAGTGGGATCCGTTGAGTAGTAAGACTTCGTTAGTAGCCACGGACAATATCATAGTGACATTTAAGGATAAGAACATTcgtaatttaacaattttcgaTAAAGGTATCGTCCTCAGGGTCCGTCGATATGTTCCTCAGGTCCGCCAATGCCCCACACAGCatcgaaatatttcagaaagctttcaaaaaactgtcaatgaa ttaatttccaagttATCTTTCGGAAAGCTTTCTGAAACAAGTTTTGCTGTGTGGGGCTTTAATTGTTTTAGATTTGGTCACACTAAACTAAACTGCAAAAGTGAAACGCGCTGCATAATTTGTGGAGATAAAGCCCATGGTCGATGTGAGAGGGAACAACGATGTTACAATTGCGGGGGCTGTCATAAGTCCACGTTTAGAGGCTGCCCTCAGTTTGAAAAAACCAAAAACATTAACATCGTTATGGCTCATATAGAAACATTTCTTTTCATAGTGCGAAACGGATTGTGGAGGGAGAAGCTTCAGATTCTTCACCTGAATATCAAAATAAGCTTATTAATCCAACATCCTGGCCAAATCTTCCATCGTCGGCTGGACCCATTTCTTATTCTGAGGCCCTACGGGCTGATTCACGTGTTCCAACTGGGCCTACTACTTCAGCACAGAGAGACAAAGGGGATCATCCCCTGCATTATTCAGCTAAGGACAAACGGAGGGCAACATATGAAGCTCcgcgtaatttttataaatcttttgatCTTCGTTCCGGCGAAATCACCAGGGAAAAAAGAGGTATTATGTTCACCGCGAGTTGTCGGGCGGGGAGTGAGACTCTTTCCAAGGACAACCATATGA